One Oenanthe melanoleuca isolate GR-GAL-2019-014 chromosome 3, OMel1.0, whole genome shotgun sequence DNA segment encodes these proteins:
- the SIX3 gene encoding homeobox protein SIX3, producing MVFRSPLELYPTHFFLPNFAADPHHRSLLLASGGGGGSGSGSGCSPGAGGGGGGSSRAPHEELSMFQLPTLNFSPEQVASVCETLEETGDIERLGRFLWSLPVAPGACEAINKHESILRARAVVAFHTGNFRDLYHILENHKFTKESHGKLQAMWLEAHYQEAEKLRGRPLGPVDKYRVRKKFPLPRTIWDGEQKTHCFKERTRSLLREWYLQDPYPNPSKKRELAQATGLTPTQVGNWFKNRRQRDRAAAAKNRLQHQAIGQSGMRSLAEPGCPTHSSAESPSTAASPTTSVSSLTERAETGTSILSVTSSDSECDV from the exons ATGGTGTTCAGGTCCCCGCTAGAGCTTTATCCCACCCATTTCTTCTTGCCAAACTTCGCCGCCGATCCGCACCACCGCTCCCTCCTTCTCgccagcggcggcggcggcggcagcggcagcggctCGGGCTGCAGCCCCGGTGCCGGCGGCGGTGGAGGCGGCAGCTCCCGGGCACCCCACGAAGAGTTGTCAATGTTTCAGCTGCCCACACTCAACTTCTCCCCGGAGCAAGTGGCCAGCGTCTGCGAGACGCTGGAGGAGACTGGAGACATAGAAAGGCTGGGGAGGTTCCTCTGGTCGCTGCCGGTGGCGCCAGGGGCATGCGAGGCCATCAACAAGCACGAGTCCATCCTCCGCGCCCGGGCGGTGGTGGCCTTCCACACGGGCAACTTCCGAGACCTCTACCACATCCTGGAGAACCACAAATTCACCAAGGAGTCCCACGGCAAGTTGCAGGCCATGTGGCTCGAAGCGCACTACCAGGAGGCCGAGAAGCTAAGGGGTCGCCCGCTGGGGCCGGTTGATAAATACAGGGTGAGGAAGAAGTTTCCGCTGCCCAGGACCATTTGGGATGGCGAGCAGAAGACGCACTGCTTCAAGGAGAGGACTCGCAGCCTCCTGAGGGAGTGGTACCTGCAGGACCCTTACCCCAACCCCAGCAAGAAAAGGGAACTGGCTCAGGCCACGGGGCTCACCCCCACGCAAGTAGGCAACTGGTTCAAAAACCGAAGGCAAAGAGACAGAGCGGCGGCGGCTAAAAACAG GCTCCAGCACCAGGCGATAGGACAGAGCGGCATGCGGTCGCTGGCAGAGCCCGGCTGCCCGACACACAGCTCGGCCGAGTCTCCGTCCACGGCGGCCAGCCCGACCACCAGCGTCTCCAGTTTGACAGAAAGAGCCGAGACGGGCACCTCCATCCTCTCGGTAACCTCCAGCGACTCGGAATGTGATGTATGA